In Luteimonas viscosa, the following proteins share a genomic window:
- a CDS encoding CGNR zinc finger domain-containing protein, with protein MATTASTGSGDDAPLVGDHPAMDLLNTQAREDGVPTDAWETGTDVLRWLARLGIVPAAGAGRVDEAELLARARDLRAQARKLIVARMQGKAGNPAGLNAHLHAYPGTPSLQRDGAGGFSLVRVARGDAVATLLGPVAEAVAELLVEADFSLVRQCEHPDCVLWFYDRTKSHKRRWCSMAVCGNRHKAARFRANRREGAAG; from the coding sequence ATGGCAACCACGGCATCGACTGGCTCCGGAGACGACGCGCCCCTCGTCGGCGACCACCCGGCGATGGACCTGCTCAACACGCAGGCGCGCGAAGACGGCGTGCCCACCGACGCGTGGGAGACAGGCACGGACGTCCTCCGGTGGCTGGCGCGACTCGGCATCGTTCCCGCCGCTGGCGCCGGCCGGGTGGACGAAGCGGAGCTGCTCGCGCGCGCGCGCGACCTGCGCGCGCAGGCGCGCAAGCTGATCGTGGCGCGCATGCAGGGCAAGGCCGGCAATCCCGCCGGCCTCAACGCGCACCTGCATGCGTACCCGGGCACGCCCAGCCTGCAGCGCGACGGCGCGGGTGGTTTCTCGCTGGTCCGGGTGGCGCGGGGCGATGCGGTCGCCACGCTGCTCGGCCCGGTGGCGGAGGCGGTGGCCGAGCTGCTGGTGGAGGCGGATTTCAGCCTGGTCCGCCAGTGCGAACATCCCGACTGCGTGCTGTGGTTCTACGACCGCACTAAGTCGCACAAGCGCCGCTGGTGCAGCATGGCGGTGTGCGGCAACCGCCACAAGGCGGCGCGGTTCCGCGCGAACCGGCGGGAAGGCGCGGCGGGCTGA
- the arr gene encoding NAD(+)--rifampin ADP-ribosyltransferase — protein sequence MTDQATTYYHGTRADLREGDLIGPGRRSNFGSRKPSSYVYLSATLDAAIWGAELAAGEGPQRIYIVAPTGPIEDDPNLTDKRFPGNPTRSYRSRHPFRVVGEVMQWTAHPPERLAQMRAFLASLPEADADPIED from the coding sequence ATGACCGACCAGGCAACGACCTACTACCACGGCACCCGCGCGGACCTGCGCGAGGGCGATCTGATCGGGCCCGGCCGCAGGTCCAACTTCGGCAGCAGGAAGCCGTCGTCGTACGTCTACCTGTCCGCCACCCTCGACGCTGCCATCTGGGGCGCCGAACTGGCCGCCGGCGAGGGGCCCCAGCGGATCTACATCGTTGCCCCGACCGGGCCGATCGAGGACGATCCCAACCTCACCGACAAGCGCTTTCCCGGCAATCCGACCCGCTCCTATCGATCGCGCCATCCGTTCCGCGTCGTGGGCGAGGTGATGCAGTGGACCGCGCATCCGCCCGAGCGCCTGGCGCAGATGCGCGCGTTCCTCGCCAGCCTCCCCGAAGCCGACGCCGATCCGATCGAAGACTAG
- a CDS encoding carboxymuconolactone decarboxylase family protein, translated as MSQHTRVPYPRLAPKAFKAMLALADALHDGSLGPRLSGLVKLRVSQINGCAYCLDMHAREAREAGEDQRKLDTLAGWRESRLFDARERAALGWAESLTRIEATNAADADYAPLPEHFDEAGIAELTFLVVEINGWNRLAVGMRTPLP; from the coding sequence ATGTCGCAACACACCCGCGTTCCCTACCCCCGACTCGCCCCGAAAGCGTTCAAGGCGATGCTCGCCCTCGCCGACGCCCTGCACGACGGCAGCCTGGGCCCGCGCCTGTCCGGGCTGGTGAAACTGCGCGTCTCGCAGATCAACGGCTGCGCCTACTGCCTGGACATGCATGCGCGCGAGGCGCGCGAGGCGGGCGAGGACCAGCGCAAGCTCGACACGCTCGCCGGCTGGCGGGAAAGCCGCCTGTTCGACGCGCGCGAACGCGCCGCGCTCGGCTGGGCCGAATCGCTGACGCGTATCGAGGCCACCAATGCCGCCGACGCCGACTACGCGCCGCTGCCGGAGCACTTCGACGAGGCCGGGATCGCCGAGCTGACGTTCCTGGTGGTCGAGATCAACGGCTGGAACCGGCTGGCGGTGGGGATGCGCACGCCGCTGCCCTGA
- a CDS encoding cold-shock protein, whose protein sequence is MSERQTGTVKWFNDAKGFGFITPQSGADLFVHFRSIQGSGFKSLQEGQAVSFKVAQGQKGLQAEEVQAE, encoded by the coding sequence ATGTCTGAACGTCAAACCGGCACCGTCAAGTGGTTCAACGACGCCAAGGGCTTCGGCTTCATCACCCCGCAGAGCGGCGCCGACCTGTTCGTGCACTTCCGTTCCATCCAGGGCAGCGGCTTCAAGTCGCTCCAGGAAGGACAGGCCGTGTCGTTCAAGGTCGCGCAGGGCCAGAAGGGTCTGCAGGCTGAAGAAGTCCAGGCCGAGTAA
- a CDS encoding BON domain-containing protein, with translation MKMISSPTRLPLAIALSTALAFAVGCAPDADDRADMTPADEAAMETTPDTTPTGPTDPVATGADPYADPAQPPAMGDAQHADMDDGRDSDQPVDDTWITTKVKSSLLADNDVSGLAIDVETVNGVVALSGQVESQAQIDHATRIARDIEGVTNVDTTGLTVGAATE, from the coding sequence ATGAAGATGATTTCGTCCCCGACCCGCCTGCCCCTCGCGATCGCGCTGTCCACGGCGCTCGCCTTCGCCGTGGGTTGCGCACCCGATGCCGACGACCGTGCCGACATGACGCCGGCAGACGAAGCGGCCATGGAGACCACGCCGGACACGACTCCGACGGGTCCGACCGACCCGGTGGCCACCGGTGCCGATCCCTACGCGGATCCAGCGCAGCCGCCTGCCATGGGTGACGCGCAGCACGCGGACATGGACGACGGCCGCGACTCCGACCAGCCGGTCGACGACACCTGGATCACCACCAAGGTCAAGTCCTCGCTGCTCGCCGACAACGATGTGTCCGGACTGGCGATCGATGTCGAAACCGTCAATGGCGTCGTGGCGCTCTCTGGCCAGGTCGAATCGCAGGCGCAGATCGACCATGCAACCCGGATCGCGCGCGACATCGAAGGCGTGACCAATGTCGATACGACCGGTCTGACCGTCGGCGCCGCCACCGAGTGA
- a CDS encoding RNA polymerase sigma-70 factor — MTPHDRTFEIHRPRLLALAYRMLGTRADAEDTVQDAWLRWRQADYAAVRDPAGWLVATVTRLAIDRLRLAHVARTDYIGPWLPEPLTIDESPGPAGRAEIAEQVSLAFLALLERLGPEERAAFLLREVFDYDYAQIAALLGQGEANCRQMVHRARERVQAGRARFPGVAPERHRELLERFLQASASGDRDAIMALLHADARLRSDGGGKTIAALRPLEGADRIARLYRAVARRVPREAQWRIGRVNGEAAGLRFLHGRLQMITTIVSDGERIVEVLNQMNPDKLRLH, encoded by the coding sequence ATGACCCCGCACGACCGGACCTTCGAAATCCACCGCCCGCGGCTGCTGGCCCTCGCCTACCGGATGCTGGGCACCCGTGCCGATGCCGAGGACACGGTGCAGGATGCCTGGCTGCGCTGGCGCCAGGCCGACTACGCCGCGGTGCGCGACCCGGCCGGCTGGCTGGTGGCCACCGTCACCCGGCTCGCCATCGACCGCCTGCGCCTGGCGCACGTCGCGCGCACCGACTACATCGGTCCCTGGCTGCCCGAGCCTCTGACCATCGACGAATCGCCCGGCCCCGCCGGCCGCGCCGAGATCGCCGAACAGGTGTCGCTGGCCTTCCTCGCGCTGCTCGAACGGCTGGGGCCGGAGGAGCGCGCGGCATTCCTGCTGCGCGAAGTGTTCGACTACGACTACGCGCAGATCGCGGCGCTGCTCGGCCAGGGCGAGGCCAACTGCCGGCAGATGGTGCACCGCGCACGCGAACGCGTGCAGGCCGGGCGCGCGCGTTTTCCCGGGGTCGCGCCGGAACGGCATCGCGAACTGCTGGAGCGTTTCCTGCAGGCCTCTGCCAGCGGCGATCGCGACGCGATCATGGCCCTGCTGCACGCGGACGCGCGCCTGCGCTCGGACGGCGGCGGCAAGACGATCGCCGCGCTGCGGCCGCTGGAAGGTGCCGACCGCATCGCACGGCTGTACCGGGCGGTGGCGCGCCGTGTGCCGCGCGAGGCGCAGTGGCGGATCGGGCGCGTCAACGGCGAGGCGGCCGGGCTGCGCTTCCTGCACGGCCGGCTGCAGATGATCACCACGATCGTCAGCGACGGCGAGCGCATCGTGGAGGTGCTCAACCAGATGAACCCGGACAAGTTGCGGCTGCATTGA
- a CDS encoding cytochrome b, with translation MNRHGHFDALARLLHWGMAVLVMAMLFVGVGMVASLALRPMLIELHRPLGIAILLLALVRLYHRWRSPPPPLPADLPRPQALAAKASHWLLYALMLAMPLLGWSMLSAGGYPVPMVGALRLPALVPHDPTLYAWLRGAHGVLGYALFALVLMHLAAALYHAWVRRDGVFDAMARSGRPRSMPSNETVAEPTPRLQD, from the coding sequence ATGAATCGCCACGGCCATTTCGATGCGCTTGCGCGGCTGTTGCACTGGGGCATGGCCGTGCTGGTCATGGCCATGCTCTTCGTCGGCGTGGGCATGGTCGCATCGTTGGCGCTGCGGCCGATGCTGATCGAGCTGCACCGGCCGCTCGGCATCGCCATCCTGCTGTTGGCGCTGGTGCGGCTGTACCACCGCTGGCGCAGCCCGCCACCCCCGCTGCCTGCGGACCTGCCGCGCCCGCAGGCCCTCGCCGCGAAAGCCTCGCACTGGCTGCTGTACGCGCTGATGCTCGCGATGCCGCTGCTCGGTTGGTCGATGCTGTCGGCCGGTGGTTACCCGGTGCCGATGGTCGGCGCGCTGCGGCTGCCCGCACTCGTCCCGCACGACCCCACGCTTTACGCCTGGTTGCGCGGCGCGCATGGCGTACTTGGCTATGCACTTTTCGCCCTGGTGCTGATGCACCTGGCCGCGGCGTTGTACCACGCCTGGGTGCGTCGCGATGGCGTATTCGATGCAATGGCGCGGAGCGGGCGACCCAGGTCGATGCCATCGAACGAAACCGTGGCTGAGCCGACCCCCCGCTTGCAGGACTGA
- a CDS encoding DUF2242 domain-containing protein — translation MPATMPSRRSLALAAAVACSLAACGSRQDKVEPPPLGETFGPEDTYSRTYPVAPATACEATRRALLGQGYVIGTMTTDALEATKSFQPEAEVHTQLNVRATCVPQAAGGSIVFLNAVQDRYALKTQSNSASVGVSMIGSVSLPVGSSNANLVRVGSNTVQNQDFYQRFFDRVASYLPGTPDMVAPPPEADSPPDPPGPDLPGQ, via the coding sequence ATGCCCGCCACCATGCCGTCCCGACGATCCCTTGCCCTCGCCGCCGCCGTGGCCTGCTCGCTGGCCGCCTGCGGCTCGCGCCAGGACAAGGTGGAACCACCGCCCCTGGGCGAAACCTTCGGCCCCGAGGACACCTACTCGCGCACCTATCCGGTGGCACCGGCCACCGCCTGCGAGGCGACGCGTCGCGCGCTGCTGGGGCAGGGCTACGTGATCGGCACGATGACGACGGACGCACTGGAGGCGACCAAGAGTTTCCAGCCCGAGGCCGAGGTCCACACCCAGCTCAACGTGCGCGCCACCTGCGTGCCGCAGGCGGCCGGCGGGTCGATCGTGTTCCTCAACGCGGTGCAGGACCGCTACGCGCTGAAGACGCAATCCAATTCGGCCAGCGTGGGCGTGAGCATGATCGGGTCGGTGTCGCTGCCGGTCGGCAGCAGCAATGCCAACCTGGTGCGGGTGGGCAGCAACACGGTGCAGAACCAGGATTTCTACCAGCGGTTCTTCGACCGGGTGGCGTCCTACCTGCCCGGTACCCCTGACATGGTGGCGCCGCCGCCGGAAGCGGACAGCCCGCCCGATCCCCCGGGGCCGGATCTGCCCGGGCAGTAA
- a CDS encoding sigma-70 family RNA polymerase sigma factor has protein sequence MPAPSPLLDDETLRELIPRLRRFARSLAADPAAADDLVQATLERALTRGASRRNEDALQPWLFSVLYRQFIDDHRRAVRWKRIASLFATENEPRPPTPDQVFDARTSLASFSQLPAEQRALLMLVSVEGLGYREAADVLGIPIGTVMSRLSRARQALRAMDEEKMPASPVLRVLR, from the coding sequence ATGCCTGCTCCATCGCCCCTGCTGGATGATGAAACCCTGCGTGAGCTGATCCCGAGGCTGCGACGGTTCGCGCGGTCCCTGGCTGCGGATCCTGCCGCGGCCGATGACCTGGTCCAGGCCACGCTGGAGCGCGCACTGACCCGGGGCGCGAGCCGTCGCAACGAGGACGCCCTGCAACCCTGGTTGTTCTCGGTCCTGTACCGCCAGTTCATCGACGACCATCGGCGTGCGGTGCGCTGGAAGCGCATCGCCTCGCTGTTCGCGACCGAAAACGAGCCGCGGCCGCCGACGCCGGACCAGGTCTTCGATGCACGCACGTCGTTGGCGTCCTTCTCCCAACTGCCGGCGGAACAGCGCGCATTGCTGATGCTGGTCAGCGTGGAAGGCCTGGGTTACCGCGAAGCGGCGGATGTGCTGGGCATCCCCATCGGCACGGTGATGTCGCGCCTGTCGCGCGCCCGACAGGCGTTGCGTGCGATGGATGAGGAAAAAATGCCCGCCTCCCCCGTGCTGAGGGTCCTGCGATGA
- a CDS encoding GMC family oxidoreductase, producing MSSPHPPFHSSDATDARHPGRYDFIVCGAGPAGCALAGRLAENPAVRVLLIEAGGSDEVPEVLDPTQWPLNLGSDRDWAFVAQPNPHLNRRAIPLNMGKVLGGGSSINVMVWARGHRSDWEHFAEEAGDDAWSYRSVLEIYRRIEDWRGVPDAARRGTAGPVHVTTPPHPQPVAIAMVEAARSLGIPTFDSPNGAMMEGRGGVALNDLIVKAGRRSSIFRCYIFPKLGQSNLTVMTNAQVGRLVFNGTTVVGVEVMQGARSTRIMADREVVLSMGAINTPKVLMQSGIGPEEELAPHGIRVIQHLPGVGRNHQDHVSFGCIFESGTPVGVGNGGSEATLYWKTDPALAAPDVFHCQLEFPVPTPETAHRGVPEHGWMTFAGLSHPKSRGSVHLTGAEAGAPCRIEANTLSHPDDVRGAVATITLAREMAHASPFKNLLKREAMPGNLAPSEMETYIRDSAVTFWHQACTAKMGRDKMSVVNGNLQVYGIDRLRIADASIMPNVPSGNTMAPCVVIGERAAEIIRKAHGL from the coding sequence ATGTCCAGCCCTCACCCTCCTTTCCATTCTTCTGACGCGACCGACGCACGACATCCGGGTCGTTACGACTTCATCGTCTGCGGCGCCGGTCCTGCCGGTTGCGCGCTGGCCGGCAGGCTCGCGGAGAATCCCGCGGTGCGCGTGCTGTTGATCGAGGCGGGCGGATCCGACGAGGTGCCTGAAGTGCTCGATCCGACGCAGTGGCCGCTGAACCTCGGCTCCGACCGCGACTGGGCCTTCGTGGCCCAGCCCAATCCGCACCTCAATCGCCGTGCCATTCCACTGAACATGGGCAAGGTGCTGGGCGGCGGATCCAGCATCAACGTGATGGTGTGGGCGCGCGGGCATCGAAGCGACTGGGAGCACTTCGCTGAAGAAGCCGGCGACGATGCGTGGAGCTATCGTTCGGTGCTCGAGATCTATCGACGCATCGAAGACTGGCGCGGCGTGCCCGATGCCGCCCGGCGCGGCACCGCCGGACCGGTGCACGTGACGACGCCGCCCCATCCCCAACCGGTGGCGATCGCCATGGTCGAGGCAGCCAGGTCACTTGGGATCCCGACGTTCGACAGCCCCAACGGCGCCATGATGGAAGGACGCGGCGGCGTTGCGCTCAACGACCTGATCGTGAAGGCGGGCCGGCGCTCATCGATCTTCCGTTGCTACATCTTCCCGAAGCTGGGGCAGTCCAACCTGACGGTGATGACCAACGCCCAGGTCGGCAGACTGGTGTTCAACGGCACCACCGTGGTCGGCGTCGAGGTGATGCAGGGTGCGCGCAGCACACGCATCATGGCCGACCGCGAGGTGGTCCTGTCGATGGGCGCCATCAATACGCCCAAGGTCCTGATGCAGTCCGGCATCGGTCCGGAAGAGGAACTGGCGCCCCATGGCATCCGGGTGATCCAGCACCTGCCCGGCGTTGGAAGAAACCATCAGGACCACGTGTCCTTCGGCTGCATCTTCGAGTCGGGTACGCCGGTGGGCGTCGGCAACGGCGGATCGGAGGCCACGCTGTACTGGAAGACCGATCCTGCGCTGGCTGCTCCCGATGTATTCCATTGCCAGCTGGAGTTCCCGGTGCCGACGCCGGAGACCGCGCACCGCGGCGTGCCGGAGCATGGCTGGATGACGTTCGCCGGACTTTCCCATCCCAAGAGTCGCGGTTCGGTGCACCTCACGGGTGCCGAAGCAGGTGCACCCTGCCGGATCGAGGCCAATACGCTTTCCCACCCCGACGACGTACGCGGCGCCGTGGCGACCATCACGTTGGCACGGGAGATGGCGCACGCCTCGCCGTTCAAGAATCTGCTGAAGCGTGAAGCGATGCCGGGAAACCTGGCGCCGTCCGAGATGGAAACCTACATCCGCGACTCGGCGGTGACCTTCTGGCATCAGGCCTGCACGGCGAAGATGGGGCGCGACAAGATGTCGGTGGTCAACGGCAACCTGCAGGTCTACGGTATCGACCGGTTGCGGATCGCGGATGCGTCCATCATGCCCAATGTCCCGAGCGGGAACACCATGGCGCCCTGTGTCGTCATCGGGGAGCGAGCCGCCGAGATCATCAGGAAAGCGCACGGGCTTTGA
- a CDS encoding nuclear transport factor 2 family protein yields MTTQADIMALERRFWQSMVEMDVDTAISLLDEQSTVAGVRGIRRFAPGEYKAMALAGDARMTSFEFSDESVLFPTPDVAIASYKAKQSFTMGGRHHDMVVYDTTTWVRKQGRWVACAHTETPEQDDPTAAAQSTAAA; encoded by the coding sequence ATGACCACACAGGCCGACATCATGGCCCTGGAGCGCAGGTTCTGGCAGTCCATGGTCGAGATGGACGTCGACACCGCCATCTCCCTGCTGGACGAGCAGTCCACCGTCGCCGGCGTCCGCGGCATCCGTCGCTTCGCCCCCGGGGAATACAAGGCGATGGCGCTCGCTGGCGATGCGCGGATGACCTCGTTCGAGTTCTCCGACGAGAGCGTCCTCTTCCCGACGCCGGACGTGGCGATCGCCTCGTACAAGGCGAAACAGTCCTTCACGATGGGCGGCAGGCACCACGACATGGTGGTCTACGACACCACCACCTGGGTCAGGAAGCAGGGCCGGTGGGTGGCGTGCGCCCATACCGAAACGCCGGAACAGGACGATCCGACGGCTGCTGCCCAGTCGACGGCCGCCGCCTAG
- a CDS encoding anti-sigma factor family protein: MNIDAMHHRPDDSELHAYVDGRLDPARLADVEAWLAAHPQHAVQVEGWKRDAERLRALHAHPEHWACNTALEPARVRNRLRSRRRARFGIAASLLLAFGMGTGAGWQARESRPVQASLPMADALAAYRQFVSVEAPPMEFDASRTDDLQRWLRRHFGEAGRVPDLSAAGYRLMGGRLLSTEQGAAAMLVYQDGSGARVGFYLRPRGLLRSDGQRRDGDLLARYWSHRNTSFALVSNTEDAAALKLPSLLGGG; the protein is encoded by the coding sequence ATGAACATCGATGCCATGCACCACCGGCCCGACGACAGTGAACTGCATGCTTATGTGGACGGTCGGCTGGATCCTGCCCGGCTCGCCGATGTCGAAGCCTGGCTCGCCGCGCACCCGCAGCATGCCGTCCAGGTGGAGGGCTGGAAGCGCGATGCCGAGCGGCTACGCGCACTTCATGCACATCCGGAACACTGGGCTTGCAACACCGCACTGGAACCCGCGCGCGTGCGCAATCGTCTGCGCTCGCGGCGACGTGCGCGCTTCGGCATTGCCGCATCGCTGCTGCTGGCCTTCGGCATGGGAACTGGTGCGGGCTGGCAGGCGCGCGAATCGCGGCCGGTGCAAGCTTCGTTGCCGATGGCCGACGCCCTGGCCGCGTACCGCCAGTTCGTGAGTGTCGAGGCGCCGCCCATGGAATTCGATGCCAGCCGCACCGATGACCTGCAGCGCTGGCTGCGGCGCCATTTCGGCGAAGCGGGGCGGGTACCCGACCTGAGCGCAGCAGGTTATCGGCTGATGGGGGGGCGCCTGCTCTCTACCGAACAGGGGGCGGCGGCGATGCTGGTCTACCAGGATGGCTCAGGCGCGCGGGTGGGTTTCTACCTGCGTCCACGCGGCTTGTTGCGCAGCGACGGCCAGCGCCGCGACGGCGACCTTCTGGCGCGATACTGGTCGCACCGGAACACCAGCTTTGCACTGGTCAGCAATACGGAAGACGCGGCAGCGTTGAAGCTGCCCAGCCTGTTGGGCGGCGGGTAA
- a CDS encoding alpha/beta fold hydrolase — protein sequence MKAIAAFLALLGAAFGAHATDRAPPVHHRTLEVAGVDVFYREAGSPQAPTVLLLHGFAASSYMFRDLIPQLAQRYHVVAPDLPGFGQTRVQPGTEFRYTFDQLTAVVDAFTAAKGLDRYALYVFDYGAPVGWRLAVRHPDRITAIVSQNGNAYEEGLSEGWADMRKAWDAPTAENREALRRFNTPDMIRWQYTEGVPDTSLIAPEPWQLAADAIERIGVEPQVDLLADYGSNVKQYAQLHAYFREHRPPTLAIWGRNDPFFLPAGAEAFKRDNPAAEVRFLDTGHLALETHGDEIAKQMLAFLGRHL from the coding sequence ATGAAAGCAATCGCCGCGTTCCTCGCCCTCCTCGGCGCCGCGTTCGGCGCCCACGCCACGGACCGTGCGCCACCGGTCCACCACCGCACGCTCGAGGTCGCGGGCGTCGACGTGTTCTATCGCGAAGCCGGTTCGCCGCAGGCGCCCACCGTGCTGCTGCTGCACGGATTCGCGGCCTCGTCGTACATGTTCCGCGACCTGATCCCGCAACTGGCGCAGCGCTACCACGTCGTCGCCCCGGATCTGCCGGGCTTCGGCCAGACCCGCGTGCAGCCCGGCACGGAGTTCCGCTACACCTTCGACCAGCTGACCGCGGTGGTGGATGCCTTCACCGCCGCCAAGGGCCTGGACCGGTACGCGCTGTACGTGTTCGACTACGGCGCGCCGGTCGGCTGGCGCCTGGCGGTGCGGCACCCGGACCGGATCACCGCGATCGTGAGCCAGAACGGCAACGCCTACGAAGAGGGCCTGAGCGAGGGCTGGGCCGACATGCGCAAGGCCTGGGACGCGCCGACCGCGGAGAACCGCGAAGCGCTGCGCCGCTTCAACACGCCCGACATGATCCGCTGGCAGTACACCGAGGGCGTGCCGGATACGTCGCTGATCGCGCCCGAGCCGTGGCAGCTGGCGGCCGACGCGATCGAGCGCATCGGAGTGGAGCCGCAGGTCGACCTGCTGGCCGACTACGGCAGCAACGTGAAGCAGTACGCGCAGCTGCACGCCTACTTCCGCGAGCACCGCCCGCCGACGCTGGCGATCTGGGGTCGCAATGATCCGTTCTTCCTGCCAGCCGGCGCGGAAGCGTTCAAACGCGACAACCCCGCTGCCGAAGTGCGCTTCCTGGACACCGGCCACCTCGCGCTGGAAACGCATGGCGACGAGATCGCGAAGCAGATGCTGGCCTTCCTCGGCCGTCACCTGTAG
- a CDS encoding alpha/beta fold hydrolase has protein sequence MFKLIPAVLAAALAAGTSPSAQAHDAAPGHRGAQVKNVVLVHGAFADGAGWRPVYDDLTARGYRVSIVQNPLTSLADDVTATRRVLDRQDGPAILVGHSWGGTVITEAGVHDKVAGLVYVSALAPDAGETTAQQYAGFALTPEFVIDTGGDGYGFISPARFKAGFAHDTTDADAAFLRDSQVPINMSVFGTTLTHAAWRTKPSWAVIATEDKAFDQAMLIHMAERINARVTRVSASHAVFMTQPRVVADTIDLAAREAGQPAA, from the coding sequence ATGTTCAAGCTGATCCCTGCAGTGCTCGCGGCCGCTCTGGCGGCCGGCACCTCCCCTTCCGCACAGGCCCATGACGCCGCGCCCGGCCACCGCGGCGCGCAGGTGAAGAATGTCGTGCTGGTGCACGGTGCTTTCGCCGACGGCGCCGGCTGGCGCCCGGTCTACGACGACCTCACCGCGCGCGGCTATCGCGTCTCGATCGTGCAGAACCCGCTGACCTCGCTCGCCGACGACGTGACGGCGACCCGGCGCGTGCTCGACCGCCAGGACGGCCCTGCCATCCTGGTCGGACATTCCTGGGGCGGCACGGTCATCACCGAAGCCGGCGTCCACGACAAGGTGGCCGGCCTAGTCTACGTGTCCGCCCTGGCACCGGACGCCGGCGAAACCACCGCCCAGCAGTACGCCGGCTTCGCGCTCACGCCCGAATTCGTGATCGACACGGGCGGCGACGGCTACGGCTTCATCAGTCCCGCCAGGTTCAAGGCCGGCTTTGCCCACGACACCACCGATGCCGACGCGGCGTTCCTGCGCGACTCGCAGGTGCCGATCAACATGTCGGTGTTCGGCACCACGCTGACCCATGCCGCCTGGCGCACGAAGCCCAGCTGGGCCGTGATTGCCACCGAGGACAAGGCGTTCGACCAGGCCATGCTCATCCACATGGCCGAGCGCATCAACGCGCGCGTCACCAGGGTGTCCGCCAGCCACGCCGTCTTCATGACGCAGCCCAGGGTGGTCGCCGACACGATCGACCTCGCCGCCAGGGAAGCCGGCCAACCGGCCGCTTAA
- a CDS encoding catalase family peroxidase: MPPKPPMPWPALTAIAIIVLVLATAFAWAAGWIGKDRLTAPRLVDAIEGGKPYAGFRRAHSKGVCVAGYFEPSTQAAALSRAQVFSQPRTAVQGRLSIGGADPYALDAQARVRSLALLLKADNGQEWRMAMNSFPFFSVSTPAGFHKQLVASRPDPATGKPDPARMAAFLAEHPEAKRFQAWAKSAPWSSSWANTAYNGVNAFRFVDAAGRERFVRWSMEPQAPFEPLSEAERQQADPDYLAEELRARLRRGPLRWNLVIIEAAPGDPIDDPSQAWPENRPRHIAGVLVLNNSQPQATGRCRDVNYDPTVVPDGIALSGDPILAARAAAYSVSFNRRERETARDQAPPATDVTMQEVAR; the protein is encoded by the coding sequence ATGCCCCCGAAACCACCGATGCCGTGGCCCGCATTGACGGCCATCGCCATCATCGTCCTGGTACTGGCCACGGCCTTCGCCTGGGCGGCCGGCTGGATCGGAAAGGATCGCCTGACGGCGCCACGCCTGGTGGACGCCATCGAGGGCGGCAAGCCGTACGCGGGCTTCCGCCGGGCGCACAGCAAGGGCGTCTGCGTGGCGGGCTATTTCGAACCTTCCACGCAGGCTGCGGCGCTTTCGCGCGCACAGGTGTTCAGCCAGCCGCGCACGGCGGTGCAGGGCCGACTGTCGATCGGCGGCGCCGATCCGTACGCGCTGGACGCGCAGGCGCGCGTGCGCAGCCTAGCGCTGCTGCTGAAGGCCGACAACGGACAGGAGTGGCGGATGGCGATGAACAGCTTCCCATTCTTCTCCGTGTCCACACCGGCCGGATTCCACAAGCAACTGGTCGCGTCGCGTCCGGATCCGGCGACGGGAAAGCCGGATCCTGCAAGGATGGCGGCGTTCCTTGCCGAACATCCGGAAGCGAAGCGGTTCCAGGCCTGGGCGAAGTCCGCGCCGTGGTCCAGCAGCTGGGCCAACACGGCATACAACGGCGTCAACGCATTCCGTTTCGTCGATGCCGCGGGTCGCGAACGCTTCGTACGATGGTCGATGGAGCCACAGGCTCCATTCGAACCGCTCAGCGAAGCCGAACGCCAGCAGGCAGATCCCGACTACCTGGCCGAGGAACTGCGGGCACGGCTGCGCCGGGGTCCGCTGCGCTGGAACCTGGTCATCATCGAAGCTGCGCCCGGCGATCCGATCGATGATCCGTCGCAGGCATGGCCCGAAAACCGTCCGCGCCACATTGCCGGCGTACTCGTGTTGAACAACAGCCAGCCGCAGGCCACCGGTCGGTGCCGGGACGTGAACTACGACCCGACCGTGGTGCCTGACGGCATCGCGCTGTCCGGCGATCCGATCCTGGCGGCGCGCGCGGCGGCGTACTCGGTTTCCTTCAACCGTCGCGAACGCGAGACCGCCCGCGACCAGGCGCCGCCGGCGACCGACGTCACCATGCAGGAGGTTGCACGATGA